In Synechococcus sp. KORDI-100, a single window of DNA contains:
- a CDS encoding YciI family protein — protein MAWFVKHETFTSETASLPMAQRRPCLEAHRAWVEQQVAAGRKIRSGYLVDAEHRPGGGGLLIFEADSYAEALAWVEQDPMIQSELVSWTLQEWIPVSGDGWP, from the coding sequence GTGGCCTGGTTCGTCAAGCACGAAACGTTCACATCTGAAACGGCTTCTCTGCCCATGGCCCAGCGGCGCCCATGTCTCGAGGCGCACCGGGCCTGGGTCGAGCAGCAGGTTGCTGCGGGACGGAAGATCCGCAGCGGATACCTGGTGGATGCAGAGCATCGGCCTGGTGGCGGTGGCCTGCTGATCTTCGAGGCGGATTCCTACGCCGAGGCGCTGGCGTGGGTGGAGCAGGACCCGATGATTCAGTCCGAGCTGGTGAGCTGGACGTTGCAGGAATGGATCCCTGTCAGCGGGGATGGCTGGCCATGA
- the lipA gene encoding lipoyl synthase produces the protein MLKPEWLRVKAPQRERIGAVSDLLLDLNLNTVCQEASCPNIGECFAGGTATFLIMGPGCTRACPYCDIDFDKSVRALDPTEPIRVGEAVARLGLKHVVITSVNRDDLEDGGASQFVACIEQVKQRSPLTTIELLIPDFCGNWEALTTVMDAAPHVLNHNIETVPRLYRLARPQGIYKRSLELLHRVRQGWPKAYSKSGLMVGLGETDEEVIEVLHDLRAHQVDIVTIGQYLSPGPKHLAVDRFVTPGQFDHYRHIGEQDLNFLQVVSTPLTRSSYHAGEVQRLMASHPR, from the coding sequence GTGCTCAAACCCGAGTGGTTGCGCGTCAAAGCCCCGCAGCGGGAACGTATCGGTGCAGTCTCCGATCTGCTGCTCGACCTGAATCTCAACACGGTCTGCCAGGAGGCCAGTTGTCCCAACATCGGTGAATGCTTCGCCGGAGGAACCGCCACCTTTCTGATCATGGGGCCCGGCTGCACCCGCGCCTGCCCCTACTGCGATATCGATTTCGACAAGAGCGTTCGGGCGCTGGACCCGACGGAACCCATACGTGTTGGAGAGGCGGTGGCGCGCCTTGGCCTGAAGCATGTGGTGATCACCTCGGTGAACCGCGATGACCTTGAGGACGGCGGAGCCTCCCAGTTCGTGGCCTGCATCGAGCAGGTGAAGCAGCGTTCACCACTGACGACGATCGAGCTGCTGATTCCTGACTTCTGCGGCAACTGGGAGGCCCTGACCACCGTGATGGACGCCGCCCCCCATGTGCTTAACCACAACATCGAAACGGTGCCGCGCCTGTATCGGCTGGCACGGCCCCAAGGCATCTACAAGCGATCCCTGGAGCTGCTGCATCGGGTCCGTCAGGGCTGGCCGAAGGCTTACAGCAAATCAGGACTGATGGTGGGGCTCGGCGAAACCGACGAGGAGGTGATCGAGGTGCTGCACGATCTGCGCGCCCATCAGGTGGACATCGTGACCATCGGTCAGTACCTCTCCCCTGGCCCGAAGCACCTGGCCGTGGATCGTTTCGTCACACCCGGACAATTCGACCACTACCGCCACATCGGCGAACAAGACCTGAACTTCCTGCAGGTGGTGAGCACTCCCCTAACCCGCAGCAGTTATCACGCCGGCGAGGTGCAACGACTCATGGCCAGCCATCCCCGCTGA
- a CDS encoding iron uptake porin, giving the protein MRKGIASLLGASAACALLAAGPVVAVEPITGLHQFSDVRPTDWAYQALSQLVDRYCCVAGFSDGRFLGEHAITRYEAAALLNACLNEISLVTDELQSLIKEFENELALIRGRVDGLEADLEELEASQFSTTTTLRGQAYVVVNANAFKGSAGTLRREANRILGSANVLFDLELDLATSFSGKDLLLTKLRTGSFSANNSLSGVPTNQSALNIAYSSNDAGTPVLSVDKLFYQFPLGSSLSFTVGPNVGQDDMFGMYPSLYGDDAILNVSALAGAPLAYNQNQGAGAGIIWSGEGGFSLTASYVAINGNSDNTQQGGIATSSAGGTATVQAGYQNGPWALAVVYSGLQNGNWLEPYGTPLLNDSLQNNSGFTHALGLGGSWQPADSGWIPSISAGWGINSTSYDPGVQRDGLAEISQSWTVALQWDEVFLQGNKAGMAVGQPVFATSLYGDDTPDDGNYVWEWWYQFQVTDNISITPALFYLSRPLGQETPGGRRFQQLGGLVMTSFSF; this is encoded by the coding sequence GTGCGGAAAGGCATCGCCTCACTGTTGGGTGCATCCGCGGCCTGCGCTCTCCTTGCTGCAGGGCCCGTCGTTGCGGTCGAACCGATCACAGGACTGCATCAATTCAGTGATGTCAGGCCGACGGACTGGGCCTACCAAGCCCTCAGCCAACTGGTTGATCGCTATTGCTGCGTCGCGGGCTTCAGCGATGGCCGTTTTCTGGGTGAGCATGCAATCACGCGCTACGAAGCCGCCGCACTGCTGAACGCCTGCCTGAACGAGATCAGCCTGGTCACCGACGAGCTGCAGAGTCTGATCAAGGAATTTGAAAACGAGCTCGCTCTGATTCGCGGACGCGTGGATGGTTTGGAAGCTGACCTGGAGGAACTGGAAGCCAGTCAGTTCTCCACCACCACCACCTTGCGTGGGCAGGCCTATGTGGTGGTCAACGCCAATGCCTTCAAGGGCTCGGCGGGGACGCTCAGACGTGAGGCCAACAGGATTCTCGGCTCCGCCAATGTGCTGTTTGATCTTGAACTGGATCTCGCGACCAGCTTCAGCGGAAAAGACCTGCTGCTGACCAAGCTGCGCACCGGCAGCTTCAGCGCCAACAACAGCCTCAGTGGTGTCCCCACCAATCAGTCGGCGCTGAACATCGCATATTCCTCCAACGATGCAGGCACCCCGGTCCTCTCCGTCGACAAGCTCTTCTATCAGTTTCCGCTTGGATCAAGCCTCAGCTTCACAGTGGGCCCCAACGTGGGTCAGGACGACATGTTCGGGATGTACCCAAGCCTGTATGGCGATGACGCAATCCTGAACGTCTCGGCACTGGCTGGTGCCCCCCTGGCTTACAACCAGAACCAAGGGGCCGGCGCCGGAATCATCTGGTCCGGGGAAGGTGGCTTCAGCCTGACGGCCAGCTATGTCGCCATCAACGGCAACAGCGACAACACTCAGCAGGGTGGCATCGCCACATCCTCAGCCGGAGGGACGGCCACCGTTCAGGCGGGTTATCAGAACGGGCCCTGGGCCTTGGCTGTCGTGTACTCAGGACTGCAGAACGGCAACTGGCTCGAGCCCTACGGCACACCCCTACTGAACGACAGCCTGCAAAACAACAGCGGCTTTACCCATGCTTTAGGGCTGGGGGGCTCCTGGCAGCCAGCAGACAGCGGTTGGATTCCCTCGATCAGTGCCGGCTGGGGGATCAACTCAACCTCCTATGACCCAGGCGTGCAGCGGGACGGCCTGGCGGAGATCAGCCAGTCATGGACCGTGGCACTGCAGTGGGATGAAGTGTTTCTTCAGGGCAACAAGGCAGGCATGGCTGTGGGGCAGCCGGTGTTCGCCACCAGCCTTTATGGAGATGACACCCCGGACGATGGCAATTACGTGTGGGAATGGTGGTATCAGTTTCAGGTGACAGACAACATCAGCATCACACCGGCGCTGTTTTACCTCTCACGTCCGCTTGGCCAGGAAACTCCTGGTGGACGACGTTTTCAGCAACTGGGCGGACTGGTGATGACCTCCTTCAGTTTCTGA
- a CDS encoding Crp/Fnr family transcriptional regulator: MPRLQTVLLDPAGRGQATVLEVMEGICRVYCPCEETEGMTLAFLQSGDRLRTDRLCSDGACVEALTALKFRRDAVGADELGMDAVNEWTLQLLRVRHLGQAEQRLHALLALLVNRLGLRCSDAFQLPFRLTHDRFGELIGATRVTTTRLLSKWRQADLLEMSGADLTMRFSPELIDSSPLSF, encoded by the coding sequence ATGCCGAGGCTGCAAACCGTTCTTCTCGACCCGGCTGGTCGTGGCCAGGCAACCGTTCTGGAAGTGATGGAGGGCATCTGCAGGGTTTACTGCCCCTGTGAGGAGACCGAGGGGATGACGTTGGCGTTCCTGCAGTCGGGAGATCGGTTGCGGACCGATCGGTTATGCAGTGATGGCGCTTGTGTTGAAGCACTGACGGCTCTCAAGTTCCGGCGTGATGCCGTCGGCGCCGATGAGCTGGGGATGGATGCTGTGAACGAATGGACCCTTCAGCTGCTGCGCGTTCGTCATCTCGGTCAGGCGGAGCAACGTCTGCACGCCTTGCTGGCGCTTTTGGTGAATCGCCTGGGTCTTCGTTGCAGCGATGCCTTCCAGTTGCCCTTTCGTCTGACCCATGATCGCTTCGGGGAACTGATTGGAGCCACTCGGGTCACCACAACACGATTGCTCTCGAAATGGCGTCAGGCAGATCTGCTCGAGATGAGTGGTGCCGATCTCACGATGCGCTTTTCTCCTGAGCTGATCGACAGTTCTCCGCTGAGTTTCTGA
- the fldA gene encoding flavodoxin FldA, translating to MAFTIFFATSTGKTEDVADRLKELLPGVEAKDVDNIGSADELAAAEGLICCIPTWNTGADEARSGTAWDDYVQEIPSLDFAGKPVAIVGLGDSSGYSDYFCDAMEELYTAFLQSGAKLIGKVSTEGYDFDESKSVIDGKFCGLAIDEDNESELTDQRLKAWVQQISSEA from the coding sequence ATGGCCTTCACCATTTTCTTTGCAACGTCTACAGGAAAAACTGAGGATGTTGCTGATCGTCTTAAGGAGCTTCTACCAGGAGTAGAAGCAAAAGATGTCGACAACATTGGCTCAGCCGATGAGCTCGCAGCGGCAGAGGGATTGATCTGCTGCATTCCAACCTGGAATACTGGAGCTGATGAAGCTCGTTCTGGAACTGCATGGGACGACTATGTTCAAGAGATCCCCAGCCTTGATTTTGCAGGTAAGCCTGTAGCGATCGTTGGCCTTGGTGATTCTTCTGGGTATTCAGATTATTTCTGCGACGCAATGGAAGAGCTTTACACGGCTTTCCTGCAGTCAGGTGCAAAGCTGATCGGCAAAGTCTCAACCGAGGGCTATGATTTTGATGAATCAAAGAGTGTCATTGATGGAAAATTTTGTGGTCTCGCGATTGATGAGGATAATGAATCGGAATTAACCGATCAACGGTTAAAAGCTTGGGTTCAACAAATTAGTTCTGAGGCTTGA
- a CDS encoding NAD(P)/FAD-dependent oxidoreductase, which produces MADSSIYDVVIIGGGPAGCSCALYTSRSSLKTCILDKNPNVGALAITHKIANYPGFHQDVSGFDLLKAMREQAISYGCDYLQAQVYGVDLTSEIKTVYTPEGEFRGRTLVLATGAMGRTSTLPGESEFLGRGVSYCATCDAAFYKGEDVAVYGSNQEAVDEALVLTKFATTVHWITNTKPKKSIIGAEKLLTSSNVRHWERTRLISICGNVEGVEKIEIKSASENNPIHLNISGIFVYATGTLPITDFLHGQVPVNSDGGIKVSDNMETEAQGVWAIGDIRNTPYKQAVVACSDGCIAAMSIDKFLNQRKDIRVDWVHQ; this is translated from the coding sequence ATGGCAGACTCTTCAATTTACGACGTTGTAATTATTGGCGGCGGTCCTGCAGGATGCAGTTGTGCTCTCTATACATCAAGGTCATCTTTAAAGACTTGTATCTTAGATAAAAATCCAAATGTGGGCGCATTAGCAATCACGCACAAAATTGCAAACTATCCAGGCTTTCATCAAGACGTGTCAGGTTTTGATCTACTTAAAGCGATGAGAGAACAGGCAATTTCCTATGGTTGCGACTATCTTCAAGCTCAGGTTTACGGTGTTGACCTTACAAGTGAGATTAAAACTGTTTACACACCTGAAGGAGAGTTTCGGGGAAGAACACTGGTTTTGGCTACCGGTGCGATGGGCCGTACGTCAACTCTCCCCGGCGAATCGGAATTCCTTGGTCGCGGGGTCAGTTATTGCGCAACCTGCGATGCTGCTTTTTATAAGGGGGAAGATGTTGCTGTCTATGGCTCAAACCAAGAGGCTGTAGACGAAGCTCTCGTCCTTACTAAATTTGCAACAACAGTTCATTGGATCACCAACACAAAGCCCAAAAAATCGATCATTGGAGCTGAAAAGTTATTAACCTCTTCCAATGTCAGACATTGGGAACGAACACGCCTCATTTCGATTTGCGGGAACGTAGAAGGTGTTGAAAAGATTGAAATTAAGTCAGCGTCGGAGAACAACCCTATCCACTTAAATATTTCGGGAATATTTGTCTACGCAACTGGCACACTCCCCATTACTGATTTCCTTCACGGTCAAGTGCCTGTGAATTCCGATGGAGGTATCAAGGTCAGCGACAATATGGAAACAGAAGCTCAGGGGGTTTGGGCGATCGGTGATATCCGAAACACACCGTATAAACAAGCCGTCGTTGCTTGCTCGGACGGCTGTATTGCTGCAATGTCCATCGATAAATTTCTGAATCAACGCAAAGACATTCGTGTGGACTGGGTGCATCAATAG
- a CDS encoding alpha/beta fold hydrolase yields MLAPEILWLDLQPSLYCFNCRLSRLLTERRTVRRWSFQHDPDEACTISLVHDLLRQTIINSGQYPHLVAHGFSGIVASLFASQHPELIQSLTLLSVDTTTANQWTSHYHAMRNQLPCSRSRLLEHLTSLLFESEEPRIYSALAKIMAKCLDTNFVTSSLVTHELNRSLTISSVPTLVINGENDFVVDRHAQERWTSKLKPGDRYLSVPNSRHFFHFHHPETVVQGIDAFLDMVPITSSLEWSSKHLISNQSNHS; encoded by the coding sequence ATGCTTGCACCTGAAATTTTATGGCTTGATCTCCAACCAAGCCTCTATTGCTTCAACTGCAGACTCAGTCGCTTGTTAACAGAACGTAGGACTGTAAGGCGTTGGTCGTTTCAACATGATCCTGATGAAGCCTGCACCATCTCACTGGTTCACGATCTTCTGCGCCAAACGATTATCAACTCAGGCCAATATCCTCACCTCGTTGCACATGGATTCAGTGGCATCGTTGCATCTCTATTTGCAAGCCAACATCCAGAGCTTATTCAATCCTTGACATTGCTTTCCGTTGACACAACAACGGCCAATCAATGGACATCTCATTACCATGCGATGCGAAATCAACTGCCATGCTCTCGATCTCGACTCTTAGAACATTTAACCTCTCTCCTTTTTGAAAGTGAAGAACCACGAATTTATTCCGCGTTGGCCAAAATCATGGCCAAATGTCTTGATACGAACTTTGTGACTAGCTCCTTAGTCACCCATGAACTGAATCGCTCACTGACGATCTCTTCTGTTCCAACATTAGTCATCAATGGAGAAAACGACTTTGTTGTAGACCGCCATGCCCAAGAGCGTTGGACATCAAAACTGAAACCTGGCGACCGTTATTTGTCAGTTCCCAACAGTCGCCACTTTTTTCACTTCCATCATCCAGAAACTGTTGTTCAGGGGATAGATGCATTTCTGGATATGGTCCCAATAACGTCAAGCCTCGAATGGTCGTCTAAACATCTTATTTCTAATCAATCCAATCATTCATAA